Proteins from a single region of Gordonia hongkongensis:
- a CDS encoding FMN-binding protein — MTHTPEPTETLDPSTIAEPGPRSSRPSRSPRGSSVLARTGGVVAAMAVVGLVAGACSSEDSGSDDSATGTTTGAATGSSAATEAADAGSGEYEDGEYTARGEYISPGGPQSVGVTVTLSNSVITAVSVDTSQTKGPSLEYQGKFAGGISDVVVGKNIDEIEVDKVSGSSLTSGGFNEAIEQIKQEAQA; from the coding sequence ATGACGCACACCCCAGAGCCCACCGAGACCCTCGACCCGAGCACGATCGCCGAACCCGGCCCCCGTTCTTCGCGCCCGTCCCGCAGCCCGCGGGGATCGTCCGTCCTCGCCCGCACCGGCGGGGTGGTCGCGGCGATGGCGGTGGTCGGACTCGTGGCGGGCGCATGCTCGTCCGAGGACTCCGGGTCGGACGACTCGGCCACCGGCACGACGACCGGCGCCGCGACGGGCAGCTCCGCTGCCACCGAGGCCGCCGACGCGGGCTCCGGCGAGTACGAGGACGGCGAGTACACGGCGCGCGGTGAGTACATCTCGCCGGGTGGTCCGCAGAGCGTCGGGGTCACCGTCACGTTGTCGAACTCGGTCATCACCGCCGTGTCGGTGGACACCAGCCAGACCAAGGGCCCGTCGCTCGAGTACCAGGGCAAGTTCGCCGGCGGCATCTCCGACGTCGTGGTGGGCAAGAACATCGACGAGATCGAGGTCGACAAGGTGTCCGGCTCGTCGCTCACCTCCGGCGGTTTCAACGAGGCGATCGAACAGATCAAACAGGAGGCGCAGGCCTGA
- a CDS encoding antitoxin, with the protein MDLKGLVNKARATLQKNPSLIEKGGDAIDKVTKNKYSGQVDKAQDAVRKAVGAPGQGNPGQTPPTNPTNPGEPLPGQQSPQPQNPRPQNPQQPQHPQR; encoded by the coding sequence ATGGATCTCAAGGGACTCGTCAACAAGGCCAGGGCCACGCTGCAGAAGAATCCGAGCCTGATCGAGAAGGGCGGCGACGCCATCGACAAGGTCACCAAGAACAAGTACTCGGGTCAGGTGGACAAGGCGCAGGACGCCGTGCGCAAGGCCGTCGGCGCGCCGGGACAGGGAAACCCGGGACAGACTCCGCCGACCAATCCCACCAACCCCGGGGAGCCGCTACCGGGTCAGCAGAGCCCGCAGCCCCAGAATCCCCGGCCGCAGAACCCCCAGCAGCCGCAGCACCCGCAGCGGTAG
- a CDS encoding SRPBCC family protein — protein MAKTSDSIGVDLSPEDTWAAASDLSRYSEWLVIHETWRSPIPASADLRKGTEVSSIVRVKGTRVRFDWVVEKFEPVSHVRLKGNGKGGVKAKLDLGIAPTSSGSEVTFTVDLGGLPLIGPVGKTAAMAVSGDLRKSLLKFREVFG, from the coding sequence ATGGCGAAGACGAGTGACTCCATCGGCGTTGATCTGTCACCGGAAGATACCTGGGCCGCGGCATCGGATCTCTCGCGGTACAGCGAATGGCTGGTGATCCACGAGACGTGGCGCAGCCCGATCCCAGCGTCCGCCGACCTTCGCAAGGGCACCGAGGTCTCCTCGATCGTGCGGGTCAAAGGCACCCGCGTCCGCTTCGACTGGGTGGTCGAGAAGTTCGAGCCGGTCTCGCACGTCCGCCTCAAGGGCAACGGCAAAGGCGGGGTCAAGGCGAAGCTGGATCTGGGCATCGCTCCCACTTCCAGCGGATCGGAAGTAACCTTCACTGTTGATCTGGGTGGGCTGCCGCTGATCGGGCCCGTGGGTAAGACCGCGGCCATGGCGGTGTCGGGGGATCTGCGTAAGTCGCTGCTGAAATTCCGCGAGGTGTTCGGCTGA
- a CDS encoding HNH endonuclease signature motif containing protein — MFLYLGVMPELATLLDQLIGTTPPTDDPTGRATFDALDTWRLIRNLADHQIAAHAAQLDALGVAQKTGSTTKKLLIESGHAPASALRTMRSVDALPNLPALARHTADGRQSGEVVDAIVRGMNELDRRCGEALSGDERSRFEIELIAQALSGATPTEVLKHAHVIGNALADACGAGIRASDDASLNSVNAHTTDDGRVEVRAELTQVVGEKFLTMIDERSCPRPEPDGAEDRRTAEQRRADAFELILDQAAIGATLDTVGSPRTQLMLTIPATGDLATLPWTGSVSHATAKQVSCDGSLTEIILDSEGVPLQMGHTRRLYPSHLRKAIIVRDACCVKCGAPPSHTQVHHIKSWAEGGPTDLDNGCLLCQRCHTQVHHHGWDIVMGFDRHPWLVPPANIDPHRRPLPAYNRRTMRLDDAA, encoded by the coding sequence ATGTTCCTGTACCTTGGAGTCATGCCAGAGCTAGCCACTCTCCTCGATCAACTCATCGGAACCACCCCACCCACCGACGACCCAACGGGCAGAGCAACATTCGACGCCCTCGACACGTGGCGCCTGATCCGCAACCTCGCAGACCACCAGATCGCCGCGCACGCAGCGCAACTCGACGCCCTCGGAGTCGCACAGAAGACCGGTAGCACCACCAAGAAGCTGCTGATCGAGTCTGGACATGCGCCGGCCTCCGCCCTCCGCACCATGCGGAGTGTCGACGCGCTGCCCAACCTGCCCGCTTTGGCGCGTCATACCGCCGATGGGCGGCAGTCCGGCGAGGTCGTCGATGCCATCGTCCGCGGCATGAACGAGCTCGATAGACGTTGTGGTGAGGCGCTTTCCGGCGACGAGCGCTCGCGGTTTGAGATCGAACTCATCGCCCAAGCACTATCCGGTGCAACACCGACTGAGGTGCTCAAGCATGCTCACGTCATCGGCAACGCTCTCGCCGATGCTTGTGGCGCAGGAATCCGAGCGTCGGACGATGCAAGCTTGAACTCGGTGAACGCACACACCACCGACGACGGCCGCGTCGAAGTCCGCGCCGAGCTCACCCAGGTGGTCGGCGAGAAGTTCCTGACGATGATCGATGAGCGCTCGTGCCCCAGGCCCGAACCCGACGGCGCCGAAGATCGACGCACCGCCGAGCAACGCCGCGCCGACGCCTTCGAGTTGATCCTCGACCAAGCCGCGATCGGCGCTACCCTCGATACCGTTGGTTCCCCGCGCACTCAATTGATGCTGACCATCCCCGCGACCGGAGACCTCGCAACGCTGCCGTGGACCGGATCGGTCAGCCATGCCACCGCGAAACAGGTCTCGTGCGACGGCTCGCTCACGGAGATCATCCTCGATAGTGAGGGCGTACCACTACAGATGGGTCACACCCGCCGGTTGTATCCGTCACACCTACGCAAAGCGATCATCGTCCGCGACGCGTGCTGCGTCAAATGTGGTGCACCGCCGTCCCATACGCAGGTGCATCACATCAAGTCGTGGGCCGAGGGTGGACCCACCGACCTCGACAACGGCTGCCTGCTCTGCCAACGCTGCCACACCCAGGTCCACCATCACGGCTGGGACATTGTCATGGGTTTCGACCGCCACCCGTGGCTCGTCCCGCCCGCCAATATCGACCCGCACCGCCGACCGCTACCGGCCTACAACCGCCGCACCATGCGACTCGACGACGCCGCCTGA
- a CDS encoding FAD-dependent oxidoreductase, whose product MTTLLPQLLSPIDAARRHLTPYRAVLCGLVVLSAVAFVVSATDADFGYGPDELAVWLVVAVGFSGVVSYVCAGVLRVPPNSDSWLITGLILFFVLPGGSEDTAVATVAVGAAIAAASKYVLAWRRRLIVNPAVAGAVGCYALAYAGVEGISFPFWWVAADPLFVPMVVIGAVVVTLIREWRLALVFIGASLVTIGVVELVRGGQDLSTWVVSSPMLFVAAIMLPEPLTSPATELHRLVYAALVGVLMHCQYTIAITDAYTLAFVPEVALLVGCLYAFLVRLVSGTARRVPLDVVTVPVADRTYVVRGEPVGGAAVFRAGQWSSVSVPRWSAPVWSGSRRVFSFVSAPRQQPVEFGFTVAAALSTYKAALVDGSVRRVYVDEIGGDFVLPRSFPATGSVVLIASGIGITPFVSMVRELVQSGHDLSGLTIAHVLRDQGRAVYADDLERARAANARIATVEAPELADGIDDPARLAELIGPSAAGAHYYVSGTPAFVERTSAAVRRLDGSTRSRPWRVHTDSFSGY is encoded by the coding sequence GTGACAACGCTTCTGCCGCAGCTGCTCTCGCCGATCGACGCGGCCCGGCGGCACCTGACCCCGTATCGGGCGGTGCTCTGCGGGCTGGTGGTGCTGTCCGCAGTCGCTTTCGTCGTTTCGGCGACCGATGCCGACTTCGGTTACGGTCCGGATGAATTGGCGGTGTGGCTGGTCGTCGCGGTCGGGTTCAGCGGGGTCGTGAGCTACGTCTGCGCCGGCGTGCTGCGGGTGCCGCCGAACTCGGATTCGTGGCTGATCACGGGACTGATCCTGTTCTTCGTCCTGCCCGGCGGCTCGGAGGACACCGCCGTCGCCACCGTCGCGGTGGGCGCCGCCATCGCCGCGGCGTCGAAATATGTTCTCGCATGGCGTCGTCGGCTGATCGTCAATCCCGCGGTCGCGGGTGCGGTCGGTTGTTACGCGCTGGCATACGCCGGTGTCGAGGGCATCAGCTTCCCGTTCTGGTGGGTGGCCGCCGATCCGCTGTTCGTCCCGATGGTCGTGATCGGTGCGGTGGTCGTGACGTTGATCCGCGAGTGGCGACTGGCCCTGGTGTTCATCGGCGCCTCCCTTGTCACGATCGGGGTCGTCGAACTGGTACGCGGCGGCCAGGATCTGTCCACATGGGTGGTGTCGAGTCCGATGCTGTTCGTGGCGGCGATCATGCTGCCCGAGCCGCTGACGTCGCCGGCCACCGAGCTGCACCGACTGGTGTATGCGGCGTTGGTCGGTGTGCTCATGCACTGCCAGTACACGATTGCGATCACCGACGCGTACACGTTGGCGTTCGTGCCCGAGGTGGCGTTGCTCGTCGGATGCCTGTACGCGTTCCTCGTCCGACTGGTGTCGGGCACTGCGCGCCGGGTGCCGCTCGACGTCGTCACCGTCCCGGTGGCCGACCGAACCTACGTGGTGCGCGGTGAACCGGTCGGTGGCGCAGCGGTGTTCCGGGCGGGGCAGTGGTCGAGTGTCAGTGTGCCGCGGTGGTCGGCGCCGGTGTGGTCGGGTTCGCGGCGGGTCTTCTCGTTCGTGTCCGCGCCCCGGCAGCAACCGGTGGAGTTCGGCTTCACCGTCGCCGCGGCGCTGTCGACCTACAAGGCAGCGCTGGTCGACGGCAGCGTACGCCGGGTCTACGTCGACGAGATCGGTGGGGACTTCGTGCTGCCGCGGTCGTTTCCGGCGACCGGATCGGTGGTGTTGATCGCCTCCGGGATCGGGATCACTCCGTTCGTGTCGATGGTGCGGGAGCTGGTGCAGTCGGGCCACGATCTCTCCGGCCTGACCATCGCGCACGTGCTGCGAGATCAGGGGCGTGCCGTGTACGCCGATGACCTGGAGCGCGCCCGGGCCGCGAACGCGCGCATTGCGACCGTCGAGGCGCCGGAACTCGCCGACGGGATCGACGATCCCGCCCGGCTCGCCGAACTCATCGGTCCCAGCGCTGCGGGCGCACACTACTACGTGTCAGGTACGCCTGCGTTCGTCGAACGGACGTCGGCGGCGGTCCGCCGCCTCGACGGTTCGACGCGGTCCCGGCCGTGGCGTGTCCACACCGACTCGTTCTCCGGATACTGA
- a CDS encoding DNA-3-methyladenine glycosylase, whose translation MESLVFAMTQESSAPASAAEQARSLLGSQVTGHGVTIRLTEVEAYAGPDDPASHAYTRTARSEIMYGPPGRLYVYRIHGHHCANVVVAGPGPAAAVLLRAGAVVDGVDLARARRGATRSGPVPDAKLASGPGNLCRALGLTMADLDTDLADPSTPVTLDPGAPRPGERVVAGPRVGVRRAADLAWRFWIDADPTVSAYRRHPRAQL comes from the coding sequence ATGGAGTCACTCGTCTTCGCCATGACCCAAGAGAGTAGTGCCCCCGCCTCCGCCGCCGAACAGGCACGTTCGCTGCTGGGCTCGCAGGTGACCGGGCACGGGGTGACGATCCGGCTGACCGAGGTCGAGGCGTACGCCGGTCCCGACGACCCGGCGTCGCATGCCTACACCCGAACCGCCCGCTCGGAGATCATGTACGGGCCCCCGGGACGGTTGTACGTCTATCGCATCCACGGCCACCATTGCGCGAACGTCGTCGTCGCCGGGCCGGGACCCGCTGCTGCGGTGTTGCTGCGCGCGGGCGCGGTGGTCGACGGCGTCGACCTCGCACGCGCCCGGCGCGGTGCGACGCGCTCGGGGCCGGTCCCCGACGCCAAGCTCGCCAGCGGGCCGGGCAACCTGTGCCGTGCCCTCGGGCTCACGATGGCCGACCTCGACACCGATCTCGCCGACCCGTCGACCCCGGTCACCCTCGACCCCGGGGCACCGCGTCCGGGGGAACGCGTCGTCGCGGGGCCTCGGGTCGGGGTCCGCCGCGCTGCCGACCTGGCGTGGCGGTTCTGGATCGACGCCGATCCCACGGTGTCGGCGTATCGCCGACATCCGCGGGCGCAGCTCTGA
- a CDS encoding substrate-binding domain-containing protein gives MGRHSSGADRAGNEWNGNDRSGGAVPPRAQTSSDRGRSNDARSGSDDDFGFEHRNTDGGRRGGWLWAGAVLLVVVALVTGVIIWQTGAGGCGDRTRVAVASDSAMTGPLREVARQASADSCFDYDVQTAAGADVPGLLTQGAAAPDLWVADSQVQARRVTTQVRRDLDMVSPSIASTPTVVAGTDVPELGTWVEVMKLPDLRTGSPVDTSTGDAPIIGALAAVDSGELADEDFTEAMTILAIQQNNARLANDNEGTRLNLANTSGVPVVTTEQQFDLFMRTHQGSQLTSTIPAAGTVMLDYPLVNTAPAARQQAAADAGAALVTALNTDAGRAALADSGYRDADGNGVGQPVKELELRDPSSVDKALRQWQVLGVPIRSLIVQDTSGSMETPAGGTTRAGLLIDASQTGLKLFPNNTMIGGWAFSVNKGGPGQDWEELAPIRRLDARSGSGTHRDALGRAVEEGLSDLGGGTGLYDTTLAAFKKVQDTYDPNYSNSVIIMTDGQNEDPDSITLDNLLAELKRLEDPARPVLVLTIGISDDADSDALKQIAEATGGTTYVAENAADIRTVFVDAIQARVAAAGR, from the coding sequence ATGGGGCGTCACAGCTCCGGCGCCGATCGCGCCGGAAACGAGTGGAACGGGAACGACCGGTCGGGTGGGGCGGTTCCGCCACGCGCCCAGACTTCATCGGACAGAGGCAGGTCGAACGATGCCCGGTCGGGAAGCGATGACGACTTCGGCTTCGAGCACCGCAACACCGATGGGGGCCGCCGCGGGGGATGGCTGTGGGCGGGTGCGGTCCTGCTGGTCGTCGTAGCCCTGGTCACCGGCGTCATCATCTGGCAGACGGGTGCGGGTGGCTGCGGGGACCGGACCCGGGTCGCCGTCGCGTCGGACTCGGCGATGACCGGTCCGCTGCGCGAGGTGGCGCGGCAGGCGTCCGCGGACTCGTGTTTCGACTACGACGTGCAGACGGCCGCGGGTGCGGATGTGCCCGGCCTGCTCACCCAGGGTGCAGCGGCTCCGGACCTCTGGGTCGCGGACTCGCAGGTGCAGGCCCGCCGGGTGACGACCCAGGTGCGTCGTGACCTCGATATGGTGTCGCCGTCGATCGCGTCGACCCCGACCGTCGTCGCCGGCACCGACGTACCCGAGCTGGGCACCTGGGTCGAGGTCATGAAGTTGCCTGATCTGCGAACCGGCAGCCCGGTGGACACCAGCACGGGCGACGCCCCGATCATCGGCGCTCTCGCCGCGGTCGACTCCGGCGAGCTCGCCGACGAGGACTTCACCGAGGCGATGACCATCCTCGCCATCCAGCAGAACAATGCGCGCCTGGCCAACGACAACGAGGGCACACGTCTGAACCTCGCCAACACCTCGGGCGTCCCGGTGGTCACCACCGAGCAACAGTTCGATCTGTTCATGCGCACGCACCAGGGTTCGCAGTTGACGTCGACGATCCCCGCGGCGGGCACGGTCATGCTCGACTATCCGCTGGTCAACACGGCTCCTGCGGCGCGCCAGCAGGCGGCCGCCGACGCCGGGGCGGCCCTCGTCACCGCGCTGAACACCGATGCCGGGCGCGCAGCGCTGGCCGACTCGGGATACCGCGACGCCGACGGAAACGGCGTCGGTCAGCCGGTCAAGGAACTGGAGCTGCGCGACCCGTCGTCCGTCGACAAGGCATTGCGGCAGTGGCAGGTACTGGGTGTGCCGATCCGCTCGCTGATCGTCCAGGACACCTCCGGCTCGATGGAGACACCGGCCGGCGGCACCACCCGGGCGGGCCTGCTCATCGACGCCTCTCAGACCGGACTCAAGCTCTTCCCGAACAACACGATGATCGGCGGCTGGGCGTTCAGCGTGAACAAAGGCGGGCCCGGACAGGACTGGGAGGAGCTCGCCCCGATCCGCCGCCTCGATGCCCGTTCGGGGAGCGGTACGCATCGGGACGCGCTCGGTCGGGCCGTCGAAGAGGGGTTGTCGGACCTCGGGGGCGGGACGGGTCTCTACGACACGACCCTCGCCGCATTCAAGAAGGTGCAGGACACCTACGACCCGAACTACTCCAACAGTGTCATCATCATGACCGACGGACAGAACGAGGACCCCGACAGCATCACGCTCGACAATCTGCTCGCCGAACTGAAGCGCCTGGAGGATCCGGCACGACCGGTGCTGGTGCTGACGATCGGTATCTCCGACGACGCCGACTCCGATGCGCTGAAGCAGATCGCCGAGGCCACGGGTGGCACCACCTACGTCGCGGAGAACGCGGCCGACATCCGCACCGTCTTCGTCGACGCCATCCAGGCGAGGGTCGCAGCCGCGGGACGCTGA
- a CDS encoding FAD:protein FMN transferase: MGTRWTISTPEPLPADVVDAVNTEIDRIDRAWSRFRDDSTVAQMAREAGRYPIADSDQALVDWYRRLYGLTGGAVSPLVGRTLAEAGYDAAYTLRASAPVPTAPAWEAVIGEHVGALEIREPALLDVGAAGKGFAVDRVAEIVGGHVDDFVVDAGGDMVISPRSRGLRVALEHPLDTTKAIGVVSVAGGAICASASNRRVWADWHHIVDPRTASPAREVLATWVIAPSAMEADGLATALFFTPAAFLRGDFDHHREGFHHVTIRRNGSVEHTAIPGLELFL; encoded by the coding sequence ATCGGCACCCGGTGGACGATCAGCACCCCGGAACCACTCCCCGCCGATGTCGTCGACGCGGTGAACACCGAGATCGACCGGATCGACCGGGCCTGGTCACGGTTCCGGGACGATTCGACGGTCGCGCAGATGGCCAGGGAGGCGGGGCGATACCCGATCGCCGACTCCGACCAGGCGCTGGTCGACTGGTACCGCCGTCTGTACGGCCTCACCGGCGGCGCGGTGTCGCCGTTGGTGGGGCGCACGCTCGCCGAGGCCGGTTACGACGCGGCGTACACGCTCCGCGCGTCGGCGCCGGTGCCGACGGCGCCGGCCTGGGAGGCGGTGATCGGTGAGCATGTCGGTGCGCTGGAGATTCGCGAACCGGCTCTGCTCGACGTGGGTGCGGCCGGAAAGGGATTCGCGGTCGACCGGGTGGCGGAGATCGTCGGCGGCCACGTCGACGACTTCGTGGTCGACGCAGGTGGGGACATGGTGATATCGCCGCGTTCCCGCGGACTGCGGGTGGCGCTGGAGCATCCGCTGGACACGACGAAGGCGATCGGCGTCGTGTCCGTTGCCGGCGGCGCGATCTGCGCCTCGGCGAGCAATCGGCGGGTGTGGGCCGACTGGCACCACATCGTCGATCCGCGTACCGCCTCGCCCGCGCGGGAGGTGCTGGCGACCTGGGTGATCGCGCCGTCGGCGATGGAGGCCGACGGCTTGGCGACGGCGCTGTTCTTCACGCCCGCGGCGTTCCTGCGCGGCGATTTCGACCATCACCGTGAGGGCTTTCATCACGTGACCATCCGACGCAACGGGAGTGTCGAACACACCGCCATCCCCGGATTGGAGTTGTTCCTGTGA
- a CDS encoding molybdenum cofactor biosysynthesis protein — protein MEFEYHCEIITFVVSPKHAYFGRPKDGPADEVETRTPDSVEIVADKGIRGDRFYGIRAHTEAAMTFLALEAWMAAAADADPVLARRNVVVRGVELDPLRGREFELDTGSGPIRFRGGRPAHPCSWMDTVAGDGVRKALIGRGGLRTQPLTSGTLSVGPAVLRTDVELDAARAADQVRRAQPM, from the coding sequence ATGGAGTTCGAATACCACTGCGAGATAATCACCTTCGTCGTCTCGCCGAAGCACGCCTACTTCGGTAGGCCGAAGGACGGCCCGGCCGACGAGGTCGAGACCCGCACCCCAGACTCGGTGGAGATCGTCGCCGACAAGGGGATTCGTGGTGATCGCTTCTACGGAATCCGGGCCCACACCGAGGCGGCCATGACGTTTCTGGCGCTCGAAGCATGGATGGCGGCGGCGGCTGACGCCGATCCGGTTCTGGCCCGCCGCAACGTCGTCGTGCGTGGTGTCGAGCTCGATCCGTTGCGGGGACGCGAGTTCGAGCTGGACACCGGGTCGGGTCCGATCCGGTTCCGCGGCGGACGCCCTGCTCATCCGTGTTCGTGGATGGACACCGTTGCCGGGGACGGGGTGCGCAAAGCCCTGATCGGACGTGGTGGACTTCGGACGCAACCGCTGACGTCGGGGACGCTGAGCGTCGGTCCCGCGGTCTTGCGCACCGACGTCGAACTCGACGCCGCCCGCGCCGCCGACCAGGTGCGGCGGGCGCAGCCGATGTAG
- a CDS encoding HAD-IC family P-type ATPase yields the protein MSSPTEIADAGLTAAEVAQRVAAGQVNALPDRSGRSVADIVRANVFTRINAILGVLFAIVVFTGSLINGLFGLLIIANSGIGIIQEVRAKRTLDKLAIVGQTRPRVRRDGEVTEVPPDEVVLDDIIEIGAGDQIVVDGEVVEAIALDVDESLLTGEADPIDKDPGDAVLSGSFVVAGGGAYRATKVGADAYAAQLAAEASKFTLVSSELRSGIDQILRVITWLLIPAGVLTIVNQLFVSDNGLRRSLLGMVAALVPMVPEGLVLMTSIAFAVGVVRLGQRQCLVNELPAIEGLARVNVVCADKTGTLTENGMRLAEVRSLGTVPAETAGQVLAALAALDPRPNASMIAIAEAHPIPPDWSVAAIKPFTSATKWSGMSFRGSGSGPTAGTDDGHWLIGAPDVLLDPEGETARLASDIGAAGLRVLLLACTDVAVDTEPAPGQVAPGTVSPVALVVLEQRVRPDARDTIDYFGQQHVAVKVISGDNARSVGAVAASLGLGSAESSVDARELPSETGELADVVERGVTFGRVRPDQKRAMVKALQSRDNTVAMTGDGVNDVLALKDADIGVAMGSGSSAARSVAQIVLLDNKFATLPYVVGEGRRVIGNIERVSNLFLTKTVYAVLLALFVGVGGLLGALFGSDPLSYPFQPIHVTISAWFTIGIPAFVLSLAPNNERARRGFVRRVLLSAVPNGIIVGLCTFVTYVIVNPGGAGVEVGGDAVELSQPQTQAATAALMTLIAIAVYVLAVVARPYNWWKAVLLAVSAAAYVLIFAWPFTQDLFRLDSSNWGMNTVALLSAAVGIACVEVVSRVAPRWVATHDNDQHGDEAQVSGVLTSDR from the coding sequence GTGAGCTCGCCGACGGAGATCGCGGACGCCGGCCTGACCGCGGCCGAGGTGGCGCAGCGGGTCGCGGCCGGCCAGGTCAACGCGCTGCCCGACCGGTCCGGCCGCAGTGTGGCCGACATCGTCCGCGCGAATGTCTTCACCCGGATCAACGCGATCCTCGGGGTGCTGTTCGCGATCGTGGTGTTCACCGGATCACTCATCAACGGCCTGTTCGGACTGCTGATCATCGCCAATTCCGGGATCGGCATCATCCAGGAGGTCCGGGCCAAGCGGACACTCGACAAGCTCGCGATCGTCGGCCAGACCCGTCCCCGGGTCCGGCGCGATGGCGAGGTCACCGAGGTACCGCCGGACGAGGTGGTGCTCGACGACATCATCGAGATCGGTGCCGGCGATCAGATCGTCGTCGACGGCGAGGTCGTCGAGGCCATCGCACTCGACGTCGACGAGTCACTGCTCACCGGCGAGGCCGACCCGATCGACAAGGACCCGGGAGACGCGGTGCTGTCGGGCAGCTTCGTGGTCGCCGGCGGTGGCGCGTACCGCGCCACCAAGGTCGGCGCCGATGCCTACGCGGCCCAGCTCGCGGCCGAGGCGTCGAAGTTCACGCTGGTCTCCTCCGAGTTGCGCTCCGGCATCGATCAGATCCTGCGGGTGATCACCTGGTTGCTGATCCCGGCCGGTGTCCTGACCATCGTCAACCAACTCTTCGTCAGCGACAACGGGTTGCGGCGGTCCCTGCTCGGCATGGTCGCCGCGCTGGTGCCGATGGTGCCCGAGGGGCTCGTCCTGATGACCTCGATCGCCTTCGCGGTGGGTGTGGTGCGGCTCGGTCAGCGGCAGTGTCTGGTGAACGAACTCCCGGCCATCGAAGGGCTCGCGCGCGTCAATGTGGTCTGTGCGGACAAGACCGGCACCCTGACGGAGAACGGGATGCGGCTGGCCGAGGTGCGTTCCCTCGGGACGGTGCCCGCCGAGACCGCGGGACAGGTGCTGGCCGCGCTCGCCGCCCTCGATCCGCGGCCCAACGCCAGCATGATCGCGATCGCCGAGGCACATCCGATCCCACCCGACTGGTCGGTGGCGGCCATCAAACCGTTCACCTCGGCCACCAAGTGGAGCGGGATGTCGTTCCGCGGGAGCGGGTCCGGCCCGACCGCCGGCACCGACGACGGTCACTGGCTCATCGGTGCGCCCGACGTCCTGCTGGACCCGGAGGGCGAGACGGCCCGCCTCGCCTCCGACATCGGCGCCGCCGGACTCCGCGTGCTGCTGCTGGCCTGCACCGACGTGGCCGTGGACACCGAACCCGCGCCGGGTCAGGTCGCTCCGGGAACCGTCTCGCCGGTGGCCCTCGTGGTCCTCGAACAGCGGGTCCGGCCCGATGCGCGCGACACGATCGACTACTTCGGACAGCAGCACGTCGCGGTGAAGGTCATCTCCGGAGACAACGCCCGGTCGGTGGGGGCGGTCGCCGCGTCGCTGGGCCTCGGATCGGCCGAGTCCTCGGTCGACGCGCGCGAGTTGCCCTCGGAGACGGGCGAACTCGCCGACGTCGTCGAACGGGGCGTCACGTTCGGGCGGGTCCGGCCGGATCAGAAGCGGGCCATGGTGAAGGCGCTGCAATCGCGGGACAACACCGTCGCGATGACCGGCGACGGAGTCAACGACGTCCTCGCGCTCAAGGACGCCGACATCGGCGTGGCGATGGGCTCGGGCAGCTCGGCCGCCCGGTCGGTGGCGCAGATCGTGTTGCTGGACAACAAGTTCGCGACCCTGCCGTATGTGGTGGGCGAAGGTCGGCGTGTGATCGGCAACATCGAGCGCGTCTCCAATCTGTTCCTGACCAAGACCGTGTACGCGGTGTTGCTCGCACTGTTCGTCGGCGTCGGCGGACTTCTCGGCGCACTGTTCGGGTCCGACCCGCTCAGTTATCCGTTCCAGCCGATCCACGTGACGATCTCGGCCTGGTTCACCATCGGCATCCCGGCGTTCGTCTTGTCGCTGGCCCCCAACAACGAGCGGGCCCGGCGTGGTTTCGTACGGCGGGTGCTGCTCAGCGCCGTGCCCAACGGCATCATCGTCGGCCTGTGCACCTTCGTGACCTACGTGATCGTCAACCCCGGCGGCGCCGGCGTCGAGGTGGGTGGTGACGCCGTCGAACTCTCGCAGCCTCAGACGCAGGCCGCCACCGCGGCGCTGATGACGCTGATCGCGATCGCGGTCTACGTCCTCGCCGTGGTCGCCCGTCCGTACAACTGGTGGAAGGCGGTGCTCCTCGCGGTCTCCGCCGCCGCATACGTGCTGATCTTCGCGTGGCCGTTCACCCAGGACCTGTTCCGGCTCGACTCGTCGAACTGGGGGATGAACACGGTGGCCCTGCTCTCGGCGGCGGTCGGCATCGCGTGTGTCGAGGTCGTCTCGCGGGTGGCGCCCCGATGGGTCGCCACGCATGACAACGATCAGCACGGGGACGAAGCGCAGGTCAGCGGGGTGCTCACGTCCGACCGATAG